One region of Channa argus isolate prfri chromosome 20, Channa argus male v1.0, whole genome shotgun sequence genomic DNA includes:
- the LOC137105583 gene encoding zinc finger protein Pegasus-like isoform X2, which produces MLSTVLRSVCMTESTAENSGKCKFTIFFRLREKNMEEIKTEPVDFVKEFQEYLTQQTQHVNMISGSVCGEKQSAEPFQAVAPRSEQNGLDPPPVEGSLSVEEGPDVQVDGLERTCDGKYKCSYCSYANKGMARLIEHIRIHTGEKPHRCQLCPFASAYERHLEAHMRSHTGEKPYKCDLCAFRCSDRSNLSHHRRRRHKLLPTRVVRSPFSNKRMLSALQKRTGSLGFSRRLLINFSPPSMVIPKSDYLNEFSHKIHHHLNSSDYKNLAKVDENERRDRGPNGVTFNNPLDQLSTLAGQLATLQSESQTPASPGRESLKDEKPVLINQVSGDQVALCSNGVQTSPTNKASPTSGHESYSPVTALNFENNINALTASVSTSQPSTPNPGLTTPDHQVLHKCQHCDVHFSDNILYTIHMGCHGYENPFQCNICGHMCIDKYDFACHFARGQHKK; this is translated from the exons ATGCTATCCACGGTCTTGAGATCTGTCTGCATGACTGAAAGCACGGCAGAGAACAGTGGAAAGTGTAAATTCACA ATCTTTTTCAGgctcagagaaaaaaacatggaagAAATAAAGACGGAGCCTGTGGATTTTGTGAAGGAATTCCAAGAATACCTCACACAACAAACCCAGCATGTCAACATGATCTCGGGCTCTGTTTGTGGAGAAAAACAGTCAGCCGAGCCATTTCAAGCTG TTGCCCCCAGGAGTGAACAGAACGGTCTAGACCCACCGCCCGTGGAAGGGAGCCTGTCGGTGGAGGAAGGGCCAGACGTGCAGGTGGATGGCTTAGAGAGGACCTGCGATGGAAAGTACAAGTGCAGCTACTGCAGTTATGCCAACAAGGGCATGGCTCGCTTGATAGAGCACATCCGCATCCACACAG GTGAAAAGCCTCACCGCTGCCAATTGTGCCCATTTGCATCTGCTTATGAGCGCCACCTAGAAGCCCACATGCGTTCACACACAGGCGAGAAACCATACAAATGTGACCTTTGCGCCTTCCGCTGTAGTGACCGCAGCAACCTGTCACACCACCGCCGCCGCCGCCACAAGCTTCTGCCCACTAGGGTCGTACGCTCTCCTTTCTCCAATAAGAGAATGTTGAGTGCCCTCCAGAAGAGGACGGGCTCGCTGGGCTTCAGCCGGCGACTACTCATCAACTTCAGCCCTCCTTCCATGGTGATTCCAAAGTCAGATTATCTGAATGAGTTCTCTCACAAGATCCATCACCATTTGAACAGTAGTGACTACAAGAACCTTGCCAAAGTGGATGAGAATGAGAGACGTGACAGAGGCCCTAATGGTGTCACTTTTAATAACCCACTGGACCAGCTCTCCACACTTGCTGGCCAACTGGCCACCCTTCAATCTGAGTCTCAAACTCCTGCATCACCAGGCAGGGAGTCCTTAAAAGATGAGAAGCCTGTCCTCATAAATCAGGTTTCTGGTGATCAGGTTGCGCTGTGTTCAAATGGAGTGCAGACGTCACCAACTAACAAAGCATCTCCCACCTCAGGCCACGAGAGTTACAGTCCTGTTACCGCTCTTAACTTTGAGAACAACATCAATGCACTTACTGCAAGTGTTAGTACCAGCCAGCCAAGCACACCCAACCCTGGCTTGACGACACCAGACCATCAAGTGTTACATAAATGCCAGCATTGTGATGTTCACTTCTCTGACAACATCCTCTACACTATTCACATGGGCTGTCATGGCTACGAAAATCCATTCCAGTGCAACATCTGTGGACACATGTGCATAGACAAATATGACTTTGCATGCCATTTTGCCCGTGGCCAGCATAAGAAGTGA
- the LOC137105583 gene encoding zinc finger protein Pegasus-like isoform X1 — translation MVSEGNGKQEITLGFGRLQLLTTEADFFCFRSQFLYLFLSGDSVAETREVTLWTVIFFRLREKNMEEIKTEPVDFVKEFQEYLTQQTQHVNMISGSVCGEKQSAEPFQAVAPRSEQNGLDPPPVEGSLSVEEGPDVQVDGLERTCDGKYKCSYCSYANKGMARLIEHIRIHTGEKPHRCQLCPFASAYERHLEAHMRSHTGEKPYKCDLCAFRCSDRSNLSHHRRRRHKLLPTRVVRSPFSNKRMLSALQKRTGSLGFSRRLLINFSPPSMVIPKSDYLNEFSHKIHHHLNSSDYKNLAKVDENERRDRGPNGVTFNNPLDQLSTLAGQLATLQSESQTPASPGRESLKDEKPVLINQVSGDQVALCSNGVQTSPTNKASPTSGHESYSPVTALNFENNINALTASVSTSQPSTPNPGLTTPDHQVLHKCQHCDVHFSDNILYTIHMGCHGYENPFQCNICGHMCIDKYDFACHFARGQHKK, via the exons ATGGTCTCCGAAGGCAACGGTAAACAGGAAATAACGCTCGGGTTCGGACGCCTTCAATTGTTAACGACTGAAGCCGactttttctgcttcaggtCTCAATTTTTATACTTATTTCTGTCCGGCGACAGTGTAGCTGAGACGCGGGAAGTTACGCTTTGGACTGTA ATCTTTTTCAGgctcagagaaaaaaacatggaagAAATAAAGACGGAGCCTGTGGATTTTGTGAAGGAATTCCAAGAATACCTCACACAACAAACCCAGCATGTCAACATGATCTCGGGCTCTGTTTGTGGAGAAAAACAGTCAGCCGAGCCATTTCAAGCTG TTGCCCCCAGGAGTGAACAGAACGGTCTAGACCCACCGCCCGTGGAAGGGAGCCTGTCGGTGGAGGAAGGGCCAGACGTGCAGGTGGATGGCTTAGAGAGGACCTGCGATGGAAAGTACAAGTGCAGCTACTGCAGTTATGCCAACAAGGGCATGGCTCGCTTGATAGAGCACATCCGCATCCACACAG GTGAAAAGCCTCACCGCTGCCAATTGTGCCCATTTGCATCTGCTTATGAGCGCCACCTAGAAGCCCACATGCGTTCACACACAGGCGAGAAACCATACAAATGTGACCTTTGCGCCTTCCGCTGTAGTGACCGCAGCAACCTGTCACACCACCGCCGCCGCCGCCACAAGCTTCTGCCCACTAGGGTCGTACGCTCTCCTTTCTCCAATAAGAGAATGTTGAGTGCCCTCCAGAAGAGGACGGGCTCGCTGGGCTTCAGCCGGCGACTACTCATCAACTTCAGCCCTCCTTCCATGGTGATTCCAAAGTCAGATTATCTGAATGAGTTCTCTCACAAGATCCATCACCATTTGAACAGTAGTGACTACAAGAACCTTGCCAAAGTGGATGAGAATGAGAGACGTGACAGAGGCCCTAATGGTGTCACTTTTAATAACCCACTGGACCAGCTCTCCACACTTGCTGGCCAACTGGCCACCCTTCAATCTGAGTCTCAAACTCCTGCATCACCAGGCAGGGAGTCCTTAAAAGATGAGAAGCCTGTCCTCATAAATCAGGTTTCTGGTGATCAGGTTGCGCTGTGTTCAAATGGAGTGCAGACGTCACCAACTAACAAAGCATCTCCCACCTCAGGCCACGAGAGTTACAGTCCTGTTACCGCTCTTAACTTTGAGAACAACATCAATGCACTTACTGCAAGTGTTAGTACCAGCCAGCCAAGCACACCCAACCCTGGCTTGACGACACCAGACCATCAAGTGTTACATAAATGCCAGCATTGTGATGTTCACTTCTCTGACAACATCCTCTACACTATTCACATGGGCTGTCATGGCTACGAAAATCCATTCCAGTGCAACATCTGTGGACACATGTGCATAGACAAATATGACTTTGCATGCCATTTTGCCCGTGGCCAGCATAAGAAGTGA
- the LOC137105583 gene encoding zinc finger protein Pegasus-like isoform X3: protein MEEIKTEPVDFVKEFQEYLTQQTQHVNMISGSVCGEKQSAEPFQAVAPRSEQNGLDPPPVEGSLSVEEGPDVQVDGLERTCDGKYKCSYCSYANKGMARLIEHIRIHTGEKPHRCQLCPFASAYERHLEAHMRSHTGEKPYKCDLCAFRCSDRSNLSHHRRRRHKLLPTRVVRSPFSNKRMLSALQKRTGSLGFSRRLLINFSPPSMVIPKSDYLNEFSHKIHHHLNSSDYKNLAKVDENERRDRGPNGVTFNNPLDQLSTLAGQLATLQSESQTPASPGRESLKDEKPVLINQVSGDQVALCSNGVQTSPTNKASPTSGHESYSPVTALNFENNINALTASVSTSQPSTPNPGLTTPDHQVLHKCQHCDVHFSDNILYTIHMGCHGYENPFQCNICGHMCIDKYDFACHFARGQHKK, encoded by the exons atggaagAAATAAAGACGGAGCCTGTGGATTTTGTGAAGGAATTCCAAGAATACCTCACACAACAAACCCAGCATGTCAACATGATCTCGGGCTCTGTTTGTGGAGAAAAACAGTCAGCCGAGCCATTTCAAGCTG TTGCCCCCAGGAGTGAACAGAACGGTCTAGACCCACCGCCCGTGGAAGGGAGCCTGTCGGTGGAGGAAGGGCCAGACGTGCAGGTGGATGGCTTAGAGAGGACCTGCGATGGAAAGTACAAGTGCAGCTACTGCAGTTATGCCAACAAGGGCATGGCTCGCTTGATAGAGCACATCCGCATCCACACAG GTGAAAAGCCTCACCGCTGCCAATTGTGCCCATTTGCATCTGCTTATGAGCGCCACCTAGAAGCCCACATGCGTTCACACACAGGCGAGAAACCATACAAATGTGACCTTTGCGCCTTCCGCTGTAGTGACCGCAGCAACCTGTCACACCACCGCCGCCGCCGCCACAAGCTTCTGCCCACTAGGGTCGTACGCTCTCCTTTCTCCAATAAGAGAATGTTGAGTGCCCTCCAGAAGAGGACGGGCTCGCTGGGCTTCAGCCGGCGACTACTCATCAACTTCAGCCCTCCTTCCATGGTGATTCCAAAGTCAGATTATCTGAATGAGTTCTCTCACAAGATCCATCACCATTTGAACAGTAGTGACTACAAGAACCTTGCCAAAGTGGATGAGAATGAGAGACGTGACAGAGGCCCTAATGGTGTCACTTTTAATAACCCACTGGACCAGCTCTCCACACTTGCTGGCCAACTGGCCACCCTTCAATCTGAGTCTCAAACTCCTGCATCACCAGGCAGGGAGTCCTTAAAAGATGAGAAGCCTGTCCTCATAAATCAGGTTTCTGGTGATCAGGTTGCGCTGTGTTCAAATGGAGTGCAGACGTCACCAACTAACAAAGCATCTCCCACCTCAGGCCACGAGAGTTACAGTCCTGTTACCGCTCTTAACTTTGAGAACAACATCAATGCACTTACTGCAAGTGTTAGTACCAGCCAGCCAAGCACACCCAACCCTGGCTTGACGACACCAGACCATCAAGTGTTACATAAATGCCAGCATTGTGATGTTCACTTCTCTGACAACATCCTCTACACTATTCACATGGGCTGTCATGGCTACGAAAATCCATTCCAGTGCAACATCTGTGGACACATGTGCATAGACAAATATGACTTTGCATGCCATTTTGCCCGTGGCCAGCATAAGAAGTGA